One Orcinus orca chromosome 8, mOrcOrc1.1, whole genome shotgun sequence genomic window, CCCGAGGACCTGACATTTTCATTTAGCTTCAGCATAAGCCTCATTGGTTGAGCAAAATGAGTGAGTGCAAGCCTCCTTCAGCTTGCTtgatgccaattttttttttaattaatttatttttggctgcattgggtcctcgttgctgcacgcgggctttctctagttgcagcgagtgggggctactcttcgttgtggtgcgcgggcttctcattgtggtggcttctctttgtggcggagcatgggctctaggctcatggacttcagtagttgtggtacgtgggctctgtagttgtggctcgcaggctctagagcgcaggctcagtagttgcgcacgggcttagttgctccgtggcatgtgggatcttcccggaccagggctggaacccatgtcccctgcattggcaggcggattcttttttttttttttttttgtggtacacaggcctgtcgctgttgtggcctctcccgttgtggagcacaggctccagacgcgcaggctcagcggccatggctcacgggcccagccactctgcggcacatgagatcttcctggaccggggcacgaacctgtgtcccctgcatcggcaggcggactctcaaccactgcaccaccagggaagcccctggcaggcggactcttaaccactgcgccacaaggaagTCCCTGATGCCAGTATTTTCATAGAGGAGCCCAGCAAGGTCATCAGATTTTGGTAGGCCTAGTTAATAGTGGTGACCAGAGCTAATGGGGTCCCTCTTGAATAGAAATAGCTATATGTCAGATGTTCTCATACTAAAGACTGCTTCTCTTTAGCtagcagcatttttaaaaatttcccattgTTTTAGTGACAGGAAATAGTTTCCTCCATTTTGTAGACTGACCACAAGTCTTAGAGATTATTTTAACAAGAAACTAGGTTTTGTTTGGAAAAATTACTGCTCAGGATGGTTTATGCCTGTGAGGAGTTAGGGGTTGTGTTTCTGGAATTCCTCAGCTCAAGAAATATTTCCAGGGGCTTcctgggtggtgcagtggttaagaatccgcctgccaatgcaggggatatgggttcgagccctggtctgggaagatcccacatgccgcggagcagctaagcccgtgagccacaactactgagcctgcactctagagcctgtgagccacaactactgagcccacttgccacaactactgaagcccacgtgcctagagcccatgctccacaacgagagaagccactgcaatgagaagcccacgcgccgcaatgaagagtagcccccgctggccgcaaatagagaaagcctacgagcagcaacgaagacccagtgcagccaaaagtaaacaaataaatttattttaaaaagagaaatttccaGTTAATTCTCTGGGAGATAGCTCATTGCCTTGACATTTTACCCCCACCCCTTCTGTCACCTGTTTCAGTGTGGGTCAAAGGAGACAGTACAGCTCCTGGAGTCAGGTATCTAGAAGGGACATAGAAAATTGTACGATGGGAATTACATGATTTGGTGCAATTTTAgttacttatctgtaaaatggggacaataccTATCTCTCACACAAAAGTGGACCAAGATACTGTGACAACCCTGAAGAAGAGCAGTTTGCTCCTGAACTACTGCCAGATGTGCTGGAAAAACACTATGGATATAAACTCTTCATCCCAGAAAGGGACCTGATTCCAAGTCATActagaaattcaaaaaaaaaatccaagaaatatTAGAATATGAGAGGTTGATTAATGAAATATCAAAAATACCCCTTTACtattttttggtttaatttattAGATTACTatgtattttttgcatttttgccaAGAGTACCTTGTTAAATATCAAAATTCTGCAACATCAATCTTTAGAGTTTTAATATCctaaattgtattaaaattataatcaaaGGATTATAGTGAGGATTGTATGAGACACCCAGGGCACAGGCTTGGTACATGATAGGCCCTAGATTTCACTCATTCATGTAACAAGTATGTACTGAGGTACTGTTACTACCTGCAGtgactgatggatgaatgaatgactataaGGAGAAAATCTGCGCAGAGGGACTAGAGATCAAGGGGAGGGTCCCAAAGCCACTCCCAAGTACCCTACCTGGCTTTTGACCGCCGGCCGCGCGCTTGATACGCCGGATATGACGTCACCCACTACCGTGGTTCCCAGAACTAGGCGGTGGGAGCGGAAATTAACCCGGAGGGAGGGAGTGTGCAGACTGACCGGAAGTGGGCCGCGACGTTTACTGCCAGCTCCAGCTCCTGGGAGCAGGTCGAGAGGAGGGTGAGGAGGGCGGGTCAAGGGGCGGGGCCGCTTCAGGGGCGGGGCTTGCAGGCTggcgggctgggggcggggaacTTCGTGCCTGCAGGACCCCGCCTGCCCAGGCGCCGGCGGTGGCGCGGCCATGAAGCTGAAGCTGAAGAACGTGTTCCTCGCCTACTTCCTGGTGTCGATCGCCGGCCTCCTCTACGCGCTGGTGCAGCTCGGtgagcggggcggggcgggggcgcggcGGGTCGGCCCTCGGGCACCCGTCGCCGAGCGTCCCGCCCTGGGGATGAACCCCCGCGCAGACCCCATTCATCCGGCTCGGCCCTTCTACAGCCCTCTGCGGCCGCCGGGCGCACTCCCCTCTCTAGAACGCACCGCGGCTGCCCGCCGCACCTCGGGTGAAATCAGACTCCTTCCTAGAGCCTGCAAGGCCCCGCATGATCCTGCCTTGGTCTGCCTCTCTAACCCCATTTCCTAACCCTCTCGCTCGCTCTGCTCCGGCCACACTGGCTTCATGACAGTTTCTTGAAAACCCCACACTCATTGCTTCCAAGCACTTAACCTGTCCCCGCTGCCTGTGGTGCTCTTCGCCCAGCTCTTTCCCAGCTCCCTCTCTCATCCTTCAGGTTTCAGCTCACATGTCACCGCCTCACAGGCCTTCCTTGACCACCTTAGCTAAAGTACCTCTTCTCAATCTGGATTCTCTTTAAGTCTCTATCCTATTTGTTTCCTTCATGGCCCTTACCACGgtttctaataattttattaatttgtttctttgcttAGTGTCCAGCTCCTCCACTAAACTGAaacctccatgagggcagggaccatgtctgtttGCTTTCCTAAGCTGCATCCCGGGCACCTAAGGCAGTGCCTCCCAGGaggagcattcaataaatatttatccaatGATGGAATCAATGAATTTAATGAGTCTttggtcacacagccagtggaaCAGATTGAACCCTGCCTCTTATGCAGGGATTTAGAGACTGGGCCACTGCATGATCCTCAGGTATTTGAAAGACTGTCCTGTTTTAGGAGATCAACTTGTTCTTTACGGTTCCAGAAGGCAGAATTAGGACCAGAAGGTAGAAAGGGTGGAGGCAGGTAATCAGCTCAATAGCCAAATGAAAACTGTAATGGATGGAATTGGTAAAGTCGGAGAGGGGCTGCTAATTGAGGCAGTGAGCTCCCCACCACCCAAGGCATAGAAAAGCTGTTAGAGAAGTTGTAAAGGGAGCCCTGCACTGGCTAGTTGAACAGAAGGTTATGGCCCTTTGGGATGCTGAACATACTGTGGTTCTCTGCCCCCATCCCTGCTTCCTGGGACCAGGCCAGCCATGTGACTGCCTCTCTCCCCTGCGGGCAGCAGCAGAGCAGCTTCGGCAGAAGGATCTGAGGATTTCCCAGCTGCAAGCCGATCTCCGCcgtccaccccctgcccccgcccagcCCCCTGAACCTGAGGCTCTGCCTACTATCTATGTTGTTACCCCCACCTATGCCAGGTATGGGCTGTGATGCACCCAACATCTGCATGGACCAAGAGGCTGGGGTCGATGATGAGTTTCGGGAGGCGCTGGGCCAGGGGATGTTCCTCAAGCTAAGGCATGACAAATGACAGGCTAAATGAACCACATCATTACTCTAAGATTTGTgggaaaatgtttttctattaaaatagacAGGGATGTGCTGTGAAGTAGAATACAATATTCCTGAGAAGTTTTAAGATAGAACAATAAAGTTGCAAAGAAATTCTGAACTTGCCGGTGAGTTCACTCTCTCTCCTTAGGGAGCCTTTGGTGAGAAAGTTTGGGAAGCCCTTGACTAAATCGAAGTAGAAAAGGACTTGGCCCTGCGGTCATACGGGGGTCTAGAAATAGTTACACCAGCTATTATTTGCAGTGTGTTTACTCTCTGCCCCACACTGTGCTaagtgtgttcctttttttttttttttaataaaacgtAGCGTTATTGGTGACACAAACCAACTGGGAAATGTGGTTTTGAATCTGTAGCCAAAAGGGCTTGCTGACATCTGCCTGGAATCAGATGGCTGACCCACCTACGCCAGGGCATCTCTAGACCCTCTCCACCTCCCTACACACACCATCAAGCCTGGGGCGGGCAGGCCCATCTGAAGGGTAAAGAAGCCTGCAAGAGACTGGGCCCCTACCTTCCCAGTTTCTTGTCTAAACTCGGATAAATCTTCGTCCCCTGAAAAGGAATGAGCCAAAGGGCTCCTCTAAACTCTTCTACCTGGAAATCCAAGCATAGGCGGCAAAGAACATGGTCCTACTGGTATTCTAAAAAGTcatgatcttatttaatctttaaaacaacaTTGTTGTAAAGTActgttattttaaagttatttaaaggAAACTGAGCCTTGGGGAGATGGAGCCATTTCCCCAGATATCTCACCTAATAAGTTACAAAACTGGCGTTCAAACCCAGATCTGATTTCAAAGACTGTGCCCTTAATTTATAGTCAGAGCCCTGGGGTTGAGGTGAGTGACAGACATGGACATTAAGAACAGGGCAGGTGAAtcaattccctggcggtccagtggttaggactcagcgcttccactgcagtgggcatgggttccatccctggtcagggaactaagatcctgcaagctgagtgGCTgggtcaaaaaacaaaacaagacaaagaaaagaacaggGCATTTGGGTGCTGGTCAGGGAAAGgtcacgggggggggggggggcggggagggggggcggtGCTAGGAGTGGCCCAGGAGAAGCCATATGTACCCTCTGGAGTGGGCAAATGGTGCCTACCCCTTTCCCTCCTGCATCTTTCCCCCTGCAGGCTGGTGCAGAAGGCGGAGCTGGTGCGGCTGTCCCAGACCCTAAGCCTGGTGCCCCGGCTGCACTGGCTGCTGGTAGAGGATGCTGAGGGCCCCACCCCGTTGGTCTCGGGGCTGCTGGCTGCCTCTGGCCTCCTCTTCACACACCTGGCGGTCCTCACCCCCAAGGCCCAGCGACTCCGGGAGGGCGAGCCAGGCTGGGTTCGGCCCCGAGGTGTTGAGCAACGGAACAGGGCCCTGGACTGGCTCCGGAGCAGAGGGGGTGCTGTGGCGGGAGAGAAGGATCCACCCCCACCAGGCACCCGGGGAGTCGTGTACTTTGCTGATGATGACAACACCTACAGCCGGGAACTCTTTGAGGAGGTGAGCACTGAGATGGGGCTGGGGAAACAGGCCAGGTGGGGCCCGCTTCATCTTTTTCCCTAGGTGAGGAGTGGGGAGCGGTGGGGCAGAGTGACTCAAGTGGTCCTTCCCGCTGCTCCCATTCCTCTGGGCCACCTCCTGTCTGGTTCTTCTTTCCTGACTTCCGGTAGATGCGCTGGACCCGTGGCGTCTCAGTGTGGCCAGTGGGGCTGGTGGGCGGCCTGCGATTCGAGGGCCCTCGCGTACAGGATGGCCGGGTCGTGGGCTTCCACACCGCGTGGGAGCCCAATAGGCCCTTCCCACTGGATATGGCGGGATTTGCCGTCTCCCTGCCCCTGCTGTTGGCGAAACCCAATGCCCGGTTTGATGCTACTGCTCCTCGGGGCCACCTGGAGAGCAGCCTCCTGAGCCACCTTGTCGATCCCAAGGACCTGGAGCCACGGGCTGCCAACTGCACTCGGGTAAGGGGATGGAGGTGGGCACGGAAATCTGACTGTGGGATGGACGGGTGATGGGAGAAGTGGAATGAGGCCCTGGGGAGTAGGATCAGGGATGGGTGTTTGAACCAGGAGAGACCCTCCAGGGCTCAGATTCAACCTTGCTTGCTCTcctgaaggggaagctgggaggcagggaaggaaagTGGTCTTCCTGCCACTCTGTCTCCTGGCACCCGTGTGACACAGAGAGGGTAAGGGATTAAGCCCCATTTTAGAGGCACTAAaggctccccccacccacccttcaTACTTGGCAGCCAACCCAGTGTGTGTCCAGGGGGTTGGAGAATCCGTTCTACACTGCGTGCCCCAGAGGCTTGGCTGTGGCTGGGCCCGGCTCTAACTGAAAGCTCTCGGGACAGGTTCTGGTGTGGCATACGCGGACAGAGAAGCCCAAGACGAAGCAGGAGGAGCAGCTGCAGCGGCAGGGCCGAGGCTCAGACCCAGCTGTCGAGGTGTGATGGCGGCCCTCCACTGCCCACCACCTCATCAGACACAGATCTGTGGGACTGGATCCCTGGCCTGCCCAGGATGTGGTTTTCCAAGTCCTGAGCCCTCAGAGCCAGGGGCGGCCCTTCTGCCCCTTCAACCCCAGGGCGTGGCCCAgctgcttctcccctcccccagcttgcCTTGTGGCACTGCTCACAGGCTAGGGACAAGCAGCCCTTGTGTTGAGCCAGATGGGCTTGTCTGGGGCGGAGCAGAAAACAGAGAGTCTCGGGCGGGAGGGCAGCTGAGTGACTGGGTAACTTATTGGGGCTGGGCATGCACTGGGGGGCTGGAGGAGCTGGGCTGGACCCTCCCCACCTGAGCATGCtgacccccccgccccgccccaacCTCcagaataaaaactctcaactTGGAGGGGCTTCTGTTTTCCTTCACTTCCCATGTCAGGTTCTTGCATTTGATCCTTACCAGGTCAAACCCCTGGAGTCCTGGCTTCTCCATCAGACGGAAATCAGTTCTCTCAGGGCCCCCACCCCCTTGAAGAGAAAGATCAGTGGCTTCAGTCCAAAAGCTTTATTGAGTCTGTGCACCAGAAGCAGCCTCCAGTCCTTCCCATGTCACTTTCCCACCAccctggtttttttttctgttcttccctgGTGGTTCTGGCCATGGGCTAGGCCCTAGGACACCTGGTTTTCTCTCCTACCCCAGTCCAGCTCACTGACTATCCTTAACCCTCTAATCCCAGagatccctcctcccccacctggaGCCTTATAAGGAGTTGTGAGGTTTCCAGGCTTGTccatctctccccttccccccacccctcatccccaccccaagCTCCAGGCCACTAGGCCTCAGGTAGACCCTCCTTGGGAGGTTCCTCTTCTGGTGGGGCCTCCTCAGGTGCTGGCCTGCGGGCCACCCCTCCCTGTAGCCACGCTGTTTTCAGCATGTCTTTCAGCCCAGCAGGAAAGAGATAGCCCTgggcctctccctccccatcGATGACTCCTCCGAGCCCCTCCAGTGCCGTTTGCAGGTACCGCAGGCCCAAGAGTACCAGAGTCTGTGGGGAAAGCAAGGGGCAAGAGGTCAATGAGGGTCACAGCAGTTTCAGGGGCCCCTGGGTTGGAGGCGGTGAGGAGGCCCAGAGGAGGCCTCAGACACTTTGCTGACTCACCTGCAGCAGGAAGGTAACAGCCAGCATGTTGCCCAGTGTGCTCGCCAGCCCCTGCAGGTGCCCCAGCAGCACCTCATGGCATCCTTGGGCCCAGAGGTTTAGGTTGGGCTGTCGGGGATCAAAgagggggtgggcgtgggggtcTGAGAGCTGGCTTTGCAGGCAAGGTCTGGGTGAGTGGGGATTACAGCAGGAGAAAGGGACCCCATCAATCAGATATAGGCCTTCCACATTGCTCTGGATCCGGCTGcaaagggaggggcaggggtgttAGGATGTCTGGAGATAGAGGCCTGGGGGAGAAGCTGCAGGGCACAGGAGTTGAGAAGGGAAAAGACGAGTGAGACATGTACTGACTgctttactatgtgccaggcatgcaTACATAATTCGTTTATCCTTACGACAACTCTGTAAGGTGGGACTTTTATCATCTccagtttacagacaagcaaatgggCGCAGAGCAGTTTGGTAACatgccctgggtcacacagctaaaacaTGGCAGAGCTGTGCTCCATTCTCTCAGTCACTAGACTCTACTCATTGCCTGTCTGGGTGAGGTGGGGTttcaaggaaggaggaagaggaggagaagaaggaagagggaggaggagaagcaaaTCACTCACTCAGCCACGTCCTGGTCATTGGGATCCAGGTAACGGTTGCTGACCCACTGGATCCCAAACCAATCCTTGTACCCATGGCGCCCGCAGCAGTGGTGCCTCAGCTGCAGCTCGTCCAACAGCCGTTTGGCTTGACAGCGTCCGGGGACCTCTGTGTCCTTGTAGTTAGCCAAGGCAGTCCCCAGGCCCTCCTCCAGTCCTGTGTCCAGAGTCCCAGGCAAAGCCAGGGCTAGCCCCAGGGCAAGAACCAGGAGCCCCCCGCCACCAGCTGTGCCAGCCACCAGCAGCGGGCCCAAGACCCCTCGCCAGGGAGGGTATTGAGCTGCATCCAGACTGGCCCTGCTGGCTCCTGAACCCACCAGTCCTGTGCCCAGAGCCACTGCACTGGCTGCCAAGGCAACCTGGGGCAGGGCAGCGACCGGGCAGGAGGGAGCCAAGAAGGTGCCAAGGTGCCACAGCTGGACCAGGAGGTGCCCGCTACAGAGGAGGGTGAGGCCACCGACCACCGCCAGCAGCCAGGAGAGGAGCCAGAGGCCCTGCGCCAGACGGATGCGGGTCTGGAGGGGCAGCACCAGGGGCAGCACCGGCGCCATCTCCCATCTCTGCCCAAGGGACAGCAGAGCTGTCAGGGACAGGGGTTGGCCGCGGCAGGATGCTGCGTCAGCCCAGCCTGGCTTGAGCTGGGCTAATGCCACCCTGACCCCAATACCCTGGGCATCCTCCCGCCACAGCCTTAATAACCCTCTGCCCTGTCCCCTGCCAGTCCCAATTCGGGATGCCTTGGCCTTGCCCCTTAGGAAAAGCCCCGCCCCCGGGCAAAAGGCCTATTTCGTGACCCCGCCCCTGTCCCTTCGcggaagtggggaggggctggtcGGTTCTGCCTCGACAGgctaggggctgggggcgggagaCCTCACGGCCCGCGCTCCTTCCCAGGTCCCCAGGGAGTCCGAGGGCCAGGATCCCGGAAGGGCCTGGAGGGCGGTGGCCGGTGGGGGCCTGGGGTCAACGGGTTGGCCCCGCCCCCGAAGCGAGCTGCGAGGCCCGGACAGGGAGGGGTTACCAGGCGGCCCGGCCCCCCCGCCTCGTCCCGCCCCCCCACCTCCCGCGCTTCCTGGCGGCCTCGCGTCCGGCGCCTGTTTGTGCTGTGGCGCTGGGGCCCAGGACGGCcccgccaccccacccccgggAGCCAAGAGCGGTCCCGGGAGAGTCCGAGGCCCCAGCGGGCCCCGGAGCCTGCGGCCCCCGCCCCACAGCGCCCCCTCCAGGCCCTTTCCCCGCGCCCGACAGCGCCCCCGGGGGGTGGCTCGGCTCCCTTGCGCGCGCGCCCCGGggtgcttccccttcccctctctctggcCATGGCCCCCGCGGCTTAgacgcctcctcctcctccgccgccgccgctcggAGCAAGCCGGGGGCCGGATGGACGGGGCCGGGGGGCCCGGTGAgtacggggcggggcgggcggcgtGCCCCTTCCCGGAGCGCCGGCCGGTCGGGCGCTGCCATTGCCCGACGGCTGTTCGGAGCGTCCCCGCGTGCTCCTCGGCTCCGGGGGCTCTGAGCATCCTCCACTGTACCTCAGGTCGCTCTCCCTAGTTACTTGGGTCCTCCAACTGTCATTTCGGACTTCCCCAACGTCATCCTACCTCCCGTGTTACTCTGGGCCCCTCGAAAATTTCCTTACCTCCTGTGTTACTCTGGGCCTCTTTTCCTGGGATTTTGGGTCTTTTTACTTCGGACCCCCACTGTTACCCTGGGACCTTCGCTATGACTCTTCTCTCCACTCATACCCTCTCCTGTCACTCTAGATGTCTTCTTCTTTGAGTCCTCAGGATGACTGTACTGTTGTGTCCCCCCCACTTTTCTCCGGGTGCTCCCTCTgagtttctctgccttctctggaGAGCTGAGCTTGCTCTGGGCTGGGCCCTGTCGTCCCTCACCAGCACTGCGCTTCAGCCTGTGGTTCCCACGTTCCTCGCCAgtactccatttttttccccggGTACTCCATGGTACTCCCTGTCTTTGCGGAGGCTGGGACGGCAGCAGGAAGGGAGCTTTGCCAGGTTCCTCGCCTGCCCTGCCACAAGGAGGCCCTTGATCCTTTACTACCCGTCTCCTCCCCTCTGGGAGCGCATCCAAGCCTGGAGCTGCTCGAAGGGTGCAGGTCCTATTGGACAAATGCACAGCTGGGGGCAGAGAGAATCCCCTCAAGCCTTTCCCCAGGTGGTGGGTACATTCTGACTGCTTCTTGCCCCTTTCCCAGGTGAGGGCCCTGCTCAGGAGGCCCTGCAGTCCTTGAGCCGGCGGCTTCAGGTGCAGGAGAAGGAGATGGAGCTGGTAAAGGCAGCCTTGGCAGAAGCTCTTCGCCTGCTGCGGCTGCAGGCGCCTCCCACCTCCCTGCAGGACCCTGGCACACCAGGCCCTACAAGGGACAGGTATGCATGTTGTCAAACCTTCTTCCTCCCCCTTGCTGGGGCCTGCCCCAGGCGCATCGGGCTGATGCACTGGCTCCCCAGCAGCCCTGCAGCTCCCCCGGGACTGCCACCCACACGCAGCCCCTCCTCGGTGAGCCGAGGCacccagacagagacagaggtggAGACGGAGTCATCACCTGGCCCCCCTGGCCTGATCAACGGGCCCGCGGCCCCGCATGGGGGCGGTGAAGAGCCCGGTGGGACCCAGTCCGAAGgagggggcagcagcagcagtggcacTGGCTCGCCCGGCCCCCCAGGgctcctcaggctggtgcagccCCCACAGCGTACTGACACGTGAGTGTCCTGCggcagaggctgggaggggagggaggagtggggagcaCGATCCGAGGGAATGACTTTCACCTGCTCACTGTGCTCCGTCCGACCAGGCCCCGGAgaaattcttcctcctcctcgTCCCCCTCAGAGCGGCCTCGCCAGAAACTCTCCCGGAAGGCAGCTTCCTCGGCCAACCTGTTGCTGCGGtcagggagcacagagaggtgGGCgaggctcccctccccccagcccgccCCACCCCAGGCTCAGGTTCTTGACTTTTCACATCCCTCACCTCACttccctgggtggggtggggggacctcattgcccaacaggaagaaaggaacaagcaCTCCTGGGGTGCCTGCCGTGTACCCGGCACTGTGCTAAACCCTCGACCTCCTCCGTCTCATTCAGTCCCCATGACATCCTTGGGGGGTAGGTGGTCTCATGCTGATCATTGTCCAGGTGAAGaagcaggctcagagagggtaagtcatttgtctggggtcacacagctagagccaggattccaacccCACTCTTCCTGACTCCAGTTCCCCTGCCGTTTCCACCATATCACAACATACCTTCCAAGATTCCAAGAGGGTTTTCCAAAAGCACCCGTGATTTTCATGGTGACGGTCCTCAGAGTCTCAGCCTCCTCCCACACCCCAGCGTACCAAGCTTTACTTCTAGAGAGCAAGGGGAAATCCTGGTGGCTGAGCATAGTTGTCTCAGAGTGTGTACAGGCCCCGGGACGCCTGAGTGTTCATTCTAGCCCGATCCTTggcctctcttttattctttgaaGAGAGATGGTCACCTTATTATCTAAGGACAGTGATCTCTGGAATTCACCTGTCACTTTCCCCTTGAGAGAGAAGGACTATTCTTGCTTACCTCTCAGATCCCTGAAAGGCAGGGCTGATGTACATTCTGGATTCACTaaaggcccattttacagatgggaaaatgaaGCGGTTAATAGCCAGAGGCCTGGTGGTCTGGAGGAAAGTGTCACCCCACCCTGCCTCTTACAGGCTTACTCAGCCTCTttagcctcagtcttctcatgcCTTAAATGGAGCTAAAAGTCCCCACCTGAGCTCTGAATGCGCACGATGCAAACTGAAATTCTGCAGAGGTGACTGTCATCTCTAGGGTAGCCTCCTTTCTTACGTCCTGCCCCTCCACAATTATGTCTTGGGACCTGACCCCAATCCCTGTGCTTTTCTTCCTTCGC contains:
- the B3GAT3 gene encoding galactosylgalactosylxylosylprotein 3-beta-glucuronosyltransferase 3 isoform X1, whose protein sequence is MKLKLKNVFLAYFLVSIAGLLYALVQLGQPCDCLSPLRAAAEQLRQKDLRISQLQADLRRPPPAPAQPPEPEALPTIYVVTPTYARLVQKAELVRLSQTLSLVPRLHWLLVEDAEGPTPLVSGLLAASGLLFTHLAVLTPKAQRLREGEPGWVRPRGVEQRNRALDWLRSRGGAVAGEKDPPPPGTRGVVYFADDDNTYSRELFEEMRWTRGVSVWPVGLVGGLRFEGPRVQDGRVVGFHTAWEPNRPFPLDMAGFAVSLPLLLAKPNARFDATAPRGHLESSLLSHLVDPKDLEPRAANCTRVLVWHTRTEKPKTKQEEQLQRQGRGSDPAVEV
- the B3GAT3 gene encoding galactosylgalactosylxylosylprotein 3-beta-glucuronosyltransferase 3 isoform X4, which codes for MKLKLKNVFLAYFLVSIAGLLYALVQLAEQLRQKDLRISQLQADLRRPPPAPAQPPEPEALPTIYVVTPTYARLVQKAELVRLSQTLSLVPRLHWLLVEDAEGPTPLVSGLLAASGLLFTHLAVLTPKAQRLREGEPGWVRPRGVEQRNRALDWLRSRGGAVAGEKDPPPPGTRGVVYFADDDNTYSRELFEEMRWTRGVSVWPVGLVGGLRFEGPRVQDGRVVGFHTAWEPNRPFPLDMAGFAVSLPLLLAKPNARFDATAPRGHLESSLLSHLVDPKDLEPRAANCTRVLVWHTRTEKPKTKQEEQLQRQGRGSDPAVEV
- the B3GAT3 gene encoding galactosylgalactosylxylosylprotein 3-beta-glucuronosyltransferase 3 isoform X2, yielding MALWDAEHTVVLCPHPCFLGPGQPCDCLSPLRAAAEQLRQKDLRISQLQADLRRPPPAPAQPPEPEALPTIYVVTPTYARLVQKAELVRLSQTLSLVPRLHWLLVEDAEGPTPLVSGLLAASGLLFTHLAVLTPKAQRLREGEPGWVRPRGVEQRNRALDWLRSRGGAVAGEKDPPPPGTRGVVYFADDDNTYSRELFEEMRWTRGVSVWPVGLVGGLRFEGPRVQDGRVVGFHTAWEPNRPFPLDMAGFAVSLPLLLAKPNARFDATAPRGHLESSLLSHLVDPKDLEPRAANCTRVLVWHTRTEKPKTKQEEQLQRQGRGSDPAVEV
- the B3GAT3 gene encoding galactosylgalactosylxylosylprotein 3-beta-glucuronosyltransferase 3 isoform X3, which encodes MGSIPGQGTKILQAEWLGQKTKQDKEKNRAFGCWSGKGHGGGGGRGGGAVLGVAQEKPYVPSGVGKWCLPLSLLHLSPCRLVQKAELVRLSQTLSLVPRLHWLLVEDAEGPTPLVSGLLAASGLLFTHLAVLTPKAQRLREGEPGWVRPRGVEQRNRALDWLRSRGGAVAGEKDPPPPGTRGVVYFADDDNTYSRELFEEMRWTRGVSVWPVGLVGGLRFEGPRVQDGRVVGFHTAWEPNRPFPLDMAGFAVSLPLLLAKPNARFDATAPRGHLESSLLSHLVDPKDLEPRAANCTRVLVWHTRTEKPKTKQEEQLQRQGRGSDPAVEV
- the ROM1 gene encoding rod outer segment membrane protein 1: MAPVLPLVLPLQTRIRLAQGLWLLSWLLAVVGGLTLLCSGHLLVQLWHLGTFLAPSCPVAALPQVALAASAVALGTGLVGSGASRASLDAAQYPPWRGVLGPLLVAGTAGGGGLLVLALGLALALPGTLDTGLEEGLGTALANYKDTEVPGRCQAKRLLDELQLRHHCCGRHGYKDWFGIQWVSNRYLDPNDQDVADRIQSNVEGLYLIDGVPFSCCNPHSPRPCLQSQLSDPHAHPLFDPRQPNLNLWAQGCHEVLLGHLQGLASTLGNMLAVTFLLQTLVLLGLRYLQTALEGLGGVIDGEGEAQGYLFPAGLKDMLKTAWLQGGVARRPAPEEAPPEEEPPKEGLPEA